The following proteins come from a genomic window of Pirellula staleyi DSM 6068:
- the miaA gene encoding tRNA (adenosine(37)-N6)-dimethylallyltransferase MiaA: protein MSSPLPVPPAADCWYLTGATAAGKSAVAIELAGRLNAEIISLDSMAVYEGMDIGTAKPSAEQRAAVPHHLLDVVPPTEDYSLSSYIDAAHEAIAKIRAAGKVPLFVGGTPLYLKSLLRGVYQGPPADWEFREQIEQELHTLPLEALHERLSVIDPLAAAKLHPHDKRRIVRALEVFRLTGVPLSHQQMQFDEGRPATAMHVFVLQWPREQLHERIQARVDQMFAAGLVDEVRGLLKRYGSLSRTACQAVGYREVLDYLRSLGEVNADDEHPRPAPMTLADCSERVKIRTRQFARRQETWFRSLSECTFVPQVHGKSPLIIADEILAMCSGSATTA, encoded by the coding sequence ATGAGCTCGCCGCTGCCTGTTCCCCCGGCAGCCGACTGCTGGTACTTAACCGGCGCAACAGCAGCCGGGAAATCGGCGGTAGCGATCGAGTTGGCGGGGCGTTTGAACGCCGAAATCATCTCGCTCGACAGCATGGCGGTTTACGAAGGGATGGATATTGGCACCGCGAAGCCAAGTGCCGAACAACGGGCTGCTGTGCCGCATCATTTGCTGGATGTCGTGCCGCCAACCGAAGACTACAGCTTGAGCAGCTATATCGACGCCGCTCACGAGGCGATTGCCAAGATTCGAGCTGCGGGGAAAGTGCCACTGTTTGTTGGGGGGACGCCGCTGTACCTCAAATCGCTGCTTCGCGGGGTCTATCAGGGTCCTCCAGCCGACTGGGAATTTCGGGAGCAAATCGAGCAGGAACTGCACACACTTCCGCTCGAGGCACTGCACGAGCGACTTTCCGTGATCGATCCGCTCGCTGCAGCGAAGCTGCATCCGCACGACAAACGGCGCATCGTGCGAGCGCTCGAAGTCTTTCGCTTGACAGGAGTTCCGCTCAGCCACCAGCAGATGCAGTTCGACGAAGGCCGACCTGCAACTGCCATGCATGTGTTCGTTTTGCAGTGGCCACGCGAGCAGCTCCACGAGCGAATTCAGGCCCGGGTCGATCAAATGTTTGCAGCTGGGCTGGTCGACGAAGTTCGAGGGCTCTTGAAAAGGTATGGCTCACTCAGCCGAACTGCTTGTCAGGCCGTAGGTTACCGCGAAGTTCTCGACTATCTGCGGTCGCTCGGTGAGGTAAACGCCGACGACGAGCATCCCCGCCCTGCCCCGATGACACTCGCCGATTGCAGCGAACGTGTGAAGATTCGGACCCGTCAATTTGCTCGGCGTCAGGAAACATGGTTCCGCTCGCTCAGCGAGTGCACGTTTGTGCCTCAAGTGCATGGCAAATCACCACTTATAATCGCGGACGAGATTCTGGCGATGTGCAGTGGATCGGCTACGACGGCGTAG
- the hisG gene encoding ATP phosphoribosyltransferase, protein MSNLRIGVPSKGRLSELAGELLKQAGLAFRRQERSLFARVGEMPIDITFLRTDDIPVLCAEGAIDMGITGSDLIGESGVDVVTRLALGVGKCKLALCVPDDSGITSASQLAGKRVATSFPNITKNYLKQHNADVHLVTLGGSVEIMVTLGVADAIVDLVETGSTLAANRLRILDDIGRYETMLIQGKNCQNTELADRVVRRLEGVVIARAYSLLEYNIKRDKLAEAEKITPGFNSPTINSLEDQDWCSVRVMVKQGEVIGVMERLDAIGATAIMEMQITNCRL, encoded by the coding sequence ATGTCGAATCTTCGAATCGGAGTTCCGAGCAAAGGTCGTCTTTCGGAACTGGCAGGCGAACTCCTGAAACAAGCGGGACTGGCGTTTCGTCGCCAAGAGCGGAGCCTCTTTGCGCGCGTTGGCGAAATGCCGATCGACATCACTTTCCTGCGGACCGACGATATTCCCGTGCTGTGCGCCGAAGGTGCCATCGACATGGGGATCACCGGTAGCGATCTCATCGGAGAATCGGGGGTCGATGTCGTCACGCGACTCGCACTCGGCGTGGGCAAGTGCAAACTCGCGCTCTGCGTTCCCGATGATTCCGGCATCACGAGCGCCTCGCAGCTCGCCGGAAAACGGGTCGCTACAAGCTTCCCCAACATCACCAAAAATTATCTCAAGCAGCACAATGCCGACGTTCATTTGGTCACGCTCGGCGGCAGCGTCGAGATCATGGTGACGCTGGGTGTTGCTGATGCGATCGTCGATTTAGTCGAAACCGGCAGCACACTCGCCGCGAATCGGCTTCGCATTCTCGACGATATCGGCCGCTATGAAACGATGCTGATCCAAGGGAAAAACTGCCAAAACACCGAACTGGCCGATCGGGTCGTGCGGCGTCTCGAAGGGGTCGTGATTGCTCGCGCGTACTCGCTCCTCGAGTACAACATCAAACGCGATAAGCTCGCGGAAGCAGAAAAAATTACTCCCGGCTTCAATAGCCCAACCATCAACTCGCTCGAAGACCAGGATTGGTGCTCCGTGCGTGTGATGGTGAAGCAAGGGGAAGTGATCGGTGTGATGGAGCGCCTCGATGCCATCGGTGCCACGGCGATCATGGAAATGCAAATCACCAACTGCCGACTATAG
- a CDS encoding FMN-binding negative transcriptional regulator: MYVPTSFREERDETILSFLEQFPFATLVSPTENGIVATHLPLVLDRSRRSLVGHVAHANTQWQSMFSGNASLAIFHGPHAYISPLMYDSSPAVPTWNYAAIHVTSTPELIEEPSAVAAAVETVVRRFDHDPSRWRKPEHADFLEKLLSGIVAFEMPLARVEAKFKLGQNRSAADQEKMLASLSAGDDESQNLARFIEAYRQGRS; encoded by the coding sequence ATGTACGTTCCCACTTCGTTTCGCGAAGAGCGCGACGAGACGATTCTCTCGTTCCTCGAGCAATTCCCTTTCGCGACCCTGGTCTCTCCCACCGAAAATGGCATTGTCGCAACCCACCTGCCCCTCGTGCTCGATCGATCACGACGCTCTCTCGTGGGGCATGTGGCCCACGCGAACACGCAGTGGCAATCCATGTTCTCGGGAAACGCATCGCTGGCCATTTTTCATGGCCCCCACGCCTATATCAGCCCGCTGATGTACGACTCAAGTCCGGCCGTACCAACATGGAACTACGCCGCCATCCATGTCACATCCACCCCCGAGCTGATCGAAGAGCCGTCGGCTGTCGCAGCTGCCGTGGAGACCGTGGTCCGGCGGTTCGATCACGATCCGAGTCGCTGGCGCAAGCCCGAGCATGCTGATTTTCTCGAGAAACTCCTCAGCGGAATCGTGGCGTTCGAGATGCCTCTCGCGCGCGTAGAAGCCAAGTTTAAGCTGGGCCAAAACCGGAGCGCTGCGGATCAGGAAAAAATGCTCGCGTCCCTTTCGGCTGGTGACGACGAGAGCCAGAATCTCGCACGCTTCATCGAGGCCTATCGCCAAGGCCGCAGTTAG
- a CDS encoding phosphoribosyl-ATP diphosphatase translates to MTPENAASTAADTVLAQLMSVIQDRKRNPSEKSYTASLFQGGLTKIGSKILEEAHEVVEAAAEPGDTGRAHLIYESADLIYHLMVMLGYHDIPISEVEQEIARRFGMSGINEKNSRPKK, encoded by the coding sequence ATGACACCAGAAAACGCTGCCTCCACCGCTGCTGACACTGTGCTTGCGCAGCTCATGTCGGTCATCCAGGATCGCAAACGCAATCCGTCAGAAAAGAGCTACACCGCGTCGCTCTTCCAAGGTGGACTCACGAAGATCGGCAGCAAGATTCTCGAGGAAGCTCACGAAGTGGTTGAAGCCGCCGCCGAACCTGGCGATACCGGCCGCGCTCATCTGATCTACGAATCAGCCGACCTCATCTATCACCTGATGGTGATGCTCGGTTATCACGACATCCCGATCAGCGAAGTGGAGCAAGAAATTGCCCGTCGCTTCGGCATGTCAGGGATCAACGAAAAGAACTCACGCCCCAAGAAATAA
- a CDS encoding Lpg1974 family pore-forming outer membrane protein, with amino-acid sequence MRSATDSTVVAVVEPAYGSRISSQTGIDLTYCLLPQGCFDPMLIRTSSLTVLSLGLLVVSAVVAQQPVEWVSQPAGVDLESRFAAMQSELDTLRSEVAEIERMPPVSYYTGSHGCDRPIGGWYGGFELVTVRPHFQNKADFLSAIVFGGDGGDAGPFADGGLGADGGDAGSGGSDGADGADGADGGDADSGDTDAADAGDADSGDFGLPSGFLGSIQPSYGFQATPRFFVGVRNEEGFGFRTRFWWLDADSDLFTDDLTGMEVTQSLGLLAFDFEMTQINCLGNLEMELGGGLRVAHTETASTVDLGIPFFATRFTNSFDGVGPTASINLRRPLFGDNFAAFGNFRGSLLFGDTSYQYDAVFTEDFTFPIDSGESSYDLVPVIETQIGLERNWWGERTRFSMRAAFEAQWWGSSVASVARDPFYLDDIYFVTDQDMGLVGATFSFLIEH; translated from the coding sequence ATGCGTTCCGCAACCGATTCAACGGTAGTAGCTGTCGTAGAACCTGCCTACGGCAGCCGTATTTCCTCGCAAACAGGAATCGACCTCACCTACTGCTTGTTGCCGCAAGGATGCTTCGATCCGATGTTAATACGAACGTCGAGTCTCACTGTTTTGAGTCTAGGTCTGCTCGTTGTGTCGGCTGTCGTGGCCCAGCAACCGGTCGAGTGGGTGAGTCAGCCTGCTGGCGTCGACCTCGAGTCGCGGTTCGCTGCCATGCAATCGGAACTCGATACACTCCGCTCGGAAGTTGCCGAGATTGAGCGAATGCCACCCGTCAGCTACTACACCGGTTCGCACGGCTGCGATCGCCCTATCGGTGGCTGGTATGGCGGTTTTGAACTTGTGACCGTTCGTCCTCATTTTCAGAACAAAGCCGACTTCCTTTCCGCCATTGTTTTTGGTGGTGATGGGGGAGATGCCGGACCGTTTGCTGACGGTGGTCTTGGGGCTGATGGTGGAGACGCTGGTTCAGGCGGTAGCGATGGGGCTGACGGGGCAGATGGGGCTGACGGTGGAGACGCTGATTCAGGCGATACCGATGCGGCTGATGCTGGAGACGCTGACTCGGGCGACTTCGGACTCCCCTCGGGCTTTCTCGGATCGATTCAGCCCTCGTATGGGTTTCAAGCCACCCCTCGATTCTTCGTTGGTGTCCGTAACGAAGAGGGCTTTGGCTTCCGCACGCGTTTCTGGTGGCTCGATGCCGATTCCGATCTCTTCACCGACGATCTGACTGGCATGGAAGTGACGCAGTCGCTCGGTCTGTTGGCATTTGATTTCGAGATGACCCAAATCAATTGCTTGGGGAACCTCGAAATGGAATTAGGTGGAGGTTTGCGTGTCGCCCATACCGAAACGGCATCCACCGTCGATCTCGGTATTCCCTTCTTCGCTACACGATTTACCAATAGCTTCGACGGAGTAGGTCCCACGGCATCCATCAACCTGCGGCGACCACTTTTTGGCGACAACTTCGCTGCCTTCGGCAACTTCCGAGGCTCGCTCCTCTTCGGCGACACTAGTTACCAATACGACGCTGTATTCACCGAAGATTTCACGTTTCCGATCGATTCCGGCGAATCCTCCTACGATCTCGTGCCGGTCATCGAAACGCAAATCGGCCTCGAGCGAAACTGGTGGGGCGAGCGGACGCGGTTTAGTATGCGAGCAGCGTTTGAAGCCCAGTGGTGGGGAAGTTCGGTTGCGAGTGTCGCCCGCGATCCGTTCTATCTCGACGACATCTATTTCGTTACCGATCAAGACATGGGACTTGTGGGTGCCACGTTCTCGTTCCTGATCGAGCACTAA
- a CDS encoding UDP-glucuronic acid decarboxylase family protein: protein MIKRILVTGGAGFLGSHLCERLVDLGHDVVCLDNFFTSQKTNVAHLLGRPNFDLIRHDITSPIWLEVDEIYNLACPAAPGHYQFNPIKTMKTSVLGMINMLGMARRCKAKVLQASTSEVYGDPEVHPQVESYRGNVNPIGIRACYDEGKRAAETLMMDYHRSNGINIRIVRIFNTYGPRMHPFDGRVVSNFIRQALTGEDLTIFGNGDQTRSFCFRDDLVEGLIRMMHASDSFTGPCNLGNPDEFTVRELAELVLELTGSKSKIVSLPLPADDPVRRRPDITLAKTNLDWQPMVPLKEGLRRTIEWFRSVNISHYRPPTPNF from the coding sequence ATGATCAAACGAATTCTCGTGACCGGTGGTGCCGGTTTTCTCGGCTCCCATCTTTGCGAACGCCTGGTCGATCTCGGTCACGACGTGGTTTGTCTCGATAACTTTTTTACGAGCCAAAAGACCAATGTTGCCCATCTTCTGGGGCGACCCAACTTCGACCTGATTCGCCACGATATCACCTCTCCCATTTGGCTCGAGGTGGACGAAATCTATAACCTGGCCTGTCCAGCGGCTCCTGGACACTATCAGTTCAACCCAATCAAGACGATGAAGACGTCGGTGCTCGGCATGATCAACATGCTGGGGATGGCTCGCCGCTGTAAAGCCAAGGTGCTGCAAGCCTCGACCAGCGAAGTCTACGGCGATCCTGAAGTCCACCCACAAGTTGAATCGTATCGCGGCAACGTTAATCCGATCGGCATTCGTGCTTGCTACGACGAAGGAAAGCGGGCTGCTGAAACGCTGATGATGGACTACCATCGCAGCAACGGTATCAACATCCGCATCGTACGCATCTTCAACACCTATGGCCCACGGATGCATCCGTTCGATGGTCGCGTGGTGTCGAACTTCATTCGCCAGGCACTTACTGGTGAAGATCTCACCATCTTTGGAAACGGCGATCAAACCCGTTCGTTCTGTTTCCGCGATGATCTCGTGGAAGGGTTGATTCGCATGATGCATGCCAGTGATTCGTTTACGGGACCATGCAACCTCGGCAATCCCGATGAGTTCACCGTGAGAGAGCTCGCGGAACTCGTTCTCGAACTTACCGGAAGTAAGTCGAAGATTGTGTCGCTGCCACTTCCGGCCGATGATCCTGTTCGTCGTCGCCCCGACATTACGCTGGCAAAGACGAACCTCGATTGGCAGCCGATGGTTCCTCTCAAAGAAGGTTTGCGTCGCACGATCGAATGGTTCAGGAGTGTGAACATCTCGCACTATCGTCCACCCACTCCCAACTTTTAA
- a CDS encoding RNA methyltransferase → MDSDSREAAAGDAAFEHVRHRPPTQLERPRELLLVVAPLRSQVNLSNIARTASCCGLTKIVACGQGKLDKTVARDGADELEIEVHRTLLPVLKELRKEGWFLAALEQTTDSVNMHEYQFPRKVALVIGNERHGLSDEELSLMNVCLEIPVWGLPHSYNVANATAMALYEYCRQYPRG, encoded by the coding sequence ATGGATAGTGACAGTCGCGAGGCAGCGGCAGGTGACGCAGCTTTCGAGCATGTGCGACATCGGCCACCAACACAACTCGAGCGTCCGCGCGAACTCTTGCTCGTGGTTGCGCCGCTCCGAAGTCAGGTGAACTTATCGAACATCGCGCGCACTGCGAGTTGCTGCGGACTCACCAAAATCGTTGCCTGCGGACAAGGGAAGCTCGACAAAACCGTGGCTCGCGATGGCGCTGATGAACTCGAAATCGAGGTGCATCGCACGCTGCTGCCAGTGCTGAAAGAGTTACGCAAAGAGGGGTGGTTTCTAGCAGCGCTTGAGCAAACGACTGACAGCGTGAACATGCACGAGTACCAGTTCCCACGCAAAGTCGCGCTCGTGATTGGGAATGAACGCCACGGGCTGTCGGACGAAGAACTCTCGCTGATGAATGTTTGCCTGGAGATTCCCGTCTGGGGGCTGCCACACAGCTATAACGTCGCGAACGCCACAGCCATGGCACTCTACGAATACTGCCGCCAATATCCGCGCGGATAG
- a CDS encoding HTTM domain-containing protein, translating to MAKRWSDLLAAPVDGSSLAIFRMIFGAVMLWQSYRFLGPAPNGGRLQAMYAPHLFHFPYPGLEWITPLSVVGMQLVFLALGVAAVGMIVGYWYRASAIVLFLTWNYFFFSDQAFYQNHYYLISLFTAILIFAPAANCWSLDQWLRRRQGGKIEPLVAAEAVPFWSILLLRAQLFFMYFFASIAKFDVDWLTGIPIQGGCYGLIDNLSRCGIALPIDGAQLAYLLAWAGLFFDMAIGPMLILRRTRPLAIGLVFAFHGMNELMFSLAALPYLAAGTTLLFCEPDWPRRLWDRIQTRSCPAPDWKLFFVGIFAIPGIGALLGWQSSAASSPSVKPQPVSRWAAAAIALVLLLGVVVPLRHLVIEGDPDFTEEGYRFSWRMMQRTQGTFHVQFRVSPRSLSQTEVDGSSSIDWSKWSGERPSVVFVSSDANAMPWSKLPGLVLIYEPYLGIRAIGNPLSTDDATATRQLTERWKQATGRDVQARRTQSLAEALERAEVEVTAAAEAEASQAWSLQLERLALARKNAALQNPTTLQLVELIETCRALIAGRGGDRIRYQLAATHPFAIQGNQTADPFVVLDDPELVPADVWSGTVRLTKVGEPTPVLFDQSRQRTASWRDLPRIILCEDARGIFVNWNHHHELTDSQIRRMAANPGMIHVYVQHVAREWQREQGVRPRVFVDSMVSHNRRPLQPMVLPDVDLASVRLTSLGHNEWIAPLAEATDFRAPATADSSPVIAPGTATEQVVARYPGGEKKITRLNLGDGRSRVRRWSESGGLTLVAEYLHDELDGKQTKYRPDGSREAELTYAAGKLHGIVREWHPTGPLAAEVTFENGRPVGSWTTWDTAGNLATPPRDGASQLR from the coding sequence TTGGCAAAACGGTGGAGCGATCTGCTCGCCGCTCCTGTCGATGGATCATCCTTGGCGATCTTTCGGATGATCTTCGGAGCAGTGATGCTCTGGCAGTCGTACCGCTTTCTTGGGCCTGCGCCGAATGGTGGCCGGCTACAAGCGATGTATGCCCCCCACTTATTCCACTTTCCTTACCCGGGGCTGGAGTGGATCACGCCACTTTCCGTGGTCGGCATGCAGTTGGTGTTCCTGGCGCTCGGTGTCGCAGCGGTCGGCATGATCGTGGGCTACTGGTATCGCGCGAGTGCCATCGTGCTGTTTCTCACTTGGAACTATTTCTTCTTCTCCGATCAAGCGTTCTACCAAAATCACTACTATTTGATTTCGCTTTTCACCGCCATTTTGATCTTCGCGCCAGCTGCCAATTGTTGGTCGCTCGACCAATGGCTTCGCCGCCGACAGGGAGGCAAAATCGAGCCGCTCGTTGCTGCAGAAGCGGTTCCGTTTTGGTCCATTTTGCTCCTGCGAGCACAACTGTTCTTCATGTACTTCTTCGCCAGCATCGCGAAATTCGATGTCGATTGGCTCACCGGCATTCCGATTCAGGGAGGCTGTTACGGCCTGATCGACAACCTGTCGCGGTGCGGGATTGCCCTTCCAATCGATGGCGCACAACTGGCTTACCTGTTGGCCTGGGCGGGGCTGTTTTTCGATATGGCGATCGGCCCGATGCTGATCCTGCGTCGCACGCGACCTCTCGCCATTGGCTTGGTGTTTGCCTTTCACGGCATGAACGAGCTGATGTTTTCGCTGGCGGCTTTGCCCTACCTCGCAGCAGGCACCACGCTGTTGTTCTGCGAACCCGACTGGCCCCGGCGTTTGTGGGATCGCATCCAGACGCGATCTTGTCCGGCCCCTGACTGGAAGTTGTTTTTCGTCGGAATATTCGCCATTCCAGGAATCGGCGCCTTGCTCGGCTGGCAATCGTCGGCCGCTTCTTCTCCCAGCGTGAAGCCGCAACCGGTCAGCCGCTGGGCAGCGGCTGCGATAGCGCTGGTGCTGCTGCTTGGCGTCGTCGTTCCGCTGCGTCACCTAGTGATCGAGGGAGACCCCGATTTCACCGAAGAAGGTTATCGCTTCAGTTGGCGGATGATGCAGCGAACACAGGGGACATTTCACGTGCAGTTTCGTGTGTCGCCACGCTCGCTGTCCCAAACAGAAGTCGATGGAAGTTCGTCGATCGACTGGAGCAAGTGGTCCGGGGAGCGCCCCAGCGTCGTGTTTGTTTCCTCCGATGCCAATGCGATGCCGTGGAGTAAGCTCCCCGGGCTCGTGCTGATTTACGAACCCTATCTCGGTATTCGCGCGATTGGTAACCCACTTTCGACGGACGACGCGACGGCGACCAGGCAGCTGACAGAGCGCTGGAAGCAAGCGACCGGACGCGATGTGCAAGCTCGCCGAACGCAGTCACTGGCCGAAGCCTTGGAGCGTGCCGAAGTTGAAGTGACAGCCGCTGCTGAAGCTGAAGCTTCCCAGGCATGGTCGCTGCAACTCGAGCGGCTGGCTCTCGCGCGAAAAAACGCTGCCTTGCAAAACCCAACGACGCTGCAGCTTGTCGAACTGATCGAAACTTGCCGGGCTTTGATAGCTGGACGTGGCGGCGATCGCATTCGCTATCAACTCGCCGCTACTCATCCGTTTGCTATTCAAGGGAATCAAACAGCCGACCCTTTTGTGGTGCTCGACGATCCCGAACTTGTCCCCGCCGATGTGTGGAGTGGGACCGTTCGACTGACAAAAGTGGGGGAGCCAACCCCCGTTTTGTTCGATCAATCGCGGCAACGAACAGCTTCGTGGCGCGACTTGCCGCGCATCATTCTCTGCGAAGATGCGCGCGGGATCTTCGTCAACTGGAACCACCATCACGAGCTCACCGACAGCCAGATTCGGCGCATGGCGGCCAATCCGGGGATGATTCATGTCTATGTGCAGCATGTCGCCAGAGAGTGGCAGCGCGAGCAAGGTGTGCGCCCTCGAGTTTTCGTCGATTCAATGGTGTCGCATAACCGCAGGCCACTACAGCCAATGGTCCTTCCCGACGTTGATTTGGCCTCTGTGCGACTGACAAGCTTGGGGCATAACGAGTGGATTGCGCCGCTGGCGGAAGCGACTGACTTCCGGGCTCCGGCCACCGCCGATTCTTCGCCAGTCATCGCACCCGGCACAGCGACCGAGCAGGTTGTTGCCCGCTATCCCGGGGGCGAGAAAAAAATCACCCGCCTCAACCTCGGGGATGGACGATCGCGTGTGCGGCGTTGGAGTGAGTCGGGAGGGCTAACCTTGGTGGCCGAGTATCTCCACGACGAGCTCGATGGGAAGCAAACCAAGTATCGTCCCGACGGGTCGCGCGAGGCTGAGCTCACCTATGCCGCCGGAAAACTCCATGGAATCGTCCGCGAGTGGCACCCCACAGGCCCCTTGGCAGCCGAGGTAACTTTCGAAAATGGCCGCCCCGTCGGTTCTTGGACCACTTGGGACACTGCTGGCAATTTGGCCACTCCCCCGCGCGACGGCGCATCGCAGCTGCGATAG
- a CDS encoding amidohydrolase family protein, with amino-acid sequence MPVRIAARYLLPIDAPPIERGVIEIDDAGAILAVRPHAVGEEVTDLGEVAILPAMINAHTHLEFSLLEAPLGQPRMVFGNWIAEVVAHRRARGASGVDLAAEKESALEVGLRDSAAYGVAAVGEIATHPFPFAPFASRATESPRVDAHLFLELLGLSADRVAPLLELAEAHLQQGAGQALRGLSPHAPYTVHPDLLTGAIGLSKKYEATLAMHLAESWDELELLTSHSGPMVDTLRSLGAWNPSAIPRGVTFQSYLEQLAQAHRALVIHGNLLTTSDYAILAQHKQMWVVYCPRTQSYFPHGNYPLAEMLSSGVQVTVGTDSRASTPSLSVWEELQHIAAMHENVPASTILRLGTIEAARALGLDSKLGSITSGKLAKFVAVPISETPHDHEDLYELALQQQPTIVGSW; translated from the coding sequence ATGCCCGTGCGAATCGCTGCCCGCTATCTGCTGCCGATCGATGCACCACCGATCGAGCGAGGTGTCATCGAAATCGATGATGCCGGAGCCATTCTTGCGGTTCGCCCGCACGCTGTGGGGGAGGAAGTGACCGACCTTGGTGAGGTGGCGATTTTGCCGGCGATGATCAACGCTCATACGCACCTCGAATTCAGTTTGCTGGAGGCGCCACTCGGACAGCCGCGCATGGTGTTTGGAAACTGGATTGCCGAAGTGGTGGCGCATCGGCGCGCGCGAGGAGCTTCGGGGGTCGACCTTGCTGCAGAAAAAGAATCGGCCCTGGAAGTGGGGCTTCGTGATAGTGCTGCCTACGGCGTCGCTGCCGTGGGGGAGATTGCCACGCACCCTTTTCCATTCGCTCCGTTTGCCAGTCGTGCTACTGAATCACCTCGAGTCGACGCACATCTGTTCCTCGAACTCTTGGGGCTCAGTGCCGACCGTGTTGCGCCACTGCTGGAACTCGCTGAAGCGCATCTTCAGCAAGGCGCTGGTCAAGCTTTACGGGGCCTGAGTCCACACGCACCTTATACGGTGCACCCCGATTTGCTCACCGGAGCGATTGGTCTCTCGAAAAAATATGAAGCAACACTGGCGATGCATCTGGCCGAATCGTGGGATGAGCTCGAACTCCTCACGTCGCATAGCGGCCCCATGGTCGACACGCTGCGATCGCTGGGAGCGTGGAATCCATCGGCGATTCCACGCGGTGTGACTTTTCAGAGCTATCTCGAACAACTAGCACAGGCGCATCGCGCGCTCGTAATCCACGGGAATCTGCTCACCACGAGCGACTACGCAATCCTCGCGCAGCACAAGCAGATGTGGGTAGTCTATTGCCCACGAACGCAGAGCTATTTTCCGCATGGCAACTATCCGCTGGCCGAGATGCTCTCCAGCGGGGTGCAAGTGACAGTCGGGACCGATTCGCGTGCGAGCACGCCTAGTCTCTCCGTCTGGGAAGAACTGCAGCACATCGCCGCGATGCACGAAAATGTTCCAGCCTCGACCATCCTCCGTTTGGGAACCATCGAGGCCGCGCGAGCGCTGGGCCTAGACTCCAAGCTCGGCTCGATCACTTCGGGCAAGCTGGCGAAATTCGTGGCGGTGCCCATCAGCGAAACACCGCACGATCACGAAGACCTGTATGAACTCGCGCTGCAGCAGCAACCAACTATAGTCGGCAGTTGGTGA